AGGCACCGTACCCGAACGAACGGGGCTACAAGGACACGGTCGGGGTTAACCCGGGTGAAACGGTCCGGCTCAAGGTTCGGTTCGAAAAGGCGGGGGTCTTCATGTATCACTGTCACATTATCGAACACGAAGATGGTGGGATGATGGCCCAAATTGAGGCCTATGATCCGGCCCAGCCAAAGACCTACAAGCTGATGGATATGGACACGCTGATGAACGCGTTCGCCAAGGAACGGGGCGTCGACGTCAAGGACCTCCACTTAGCCGGAATGAGTTCGTACGATAAGATGGGGATGAAGATGTAAAGAGTGCGTTCAGGGGCGGTCAGCGGGCGAGCATTAAGGCCGCTAACGGGTTTATCCCCGGTCTTAGGGGGTGATTCCGTTAGTGGAATTAAGCGGAACCCGTTGCCCCTGATAAGCACGTTTCGGCGGCCACAGATGGCGCCAACGATTCGTGAGCTCACCACTCACGGATACCGCCAAATTTTCATTGAATCTTCTATGCTAACCAAATAACAGCCTTCAACCGTAAGCTTTTACTGGTTGAAGGCTGTTTTAATGTTTGGGTGAGAAAGATTTAGCTATAATAGAGATAATCAGAGCCATTGGACGGAGCAATTGGATGATGGATGGAAAGGACGGTCTGGTTCATGGACGCTAAAGCTAGTTACCCGCAGGGACGCTATCATATCAGTCGGTTTGAGCAGCAACAGTTATTAATTCGTAATCAGGTGAGTTTGGTTGCAGCGCTCTTGCGGTTGACGGATTCCAAGACACCGTTTGCGCAGGTGAACGCCTTTCTGCAAGGAAGATTAACCAACCGCAAACTCAATGATGCCGTGGTGCAGCGCTTGTTAAATCTACGAACCGCGGTCGCTTTCATTACTGGTTCACCGGAAGGCTTTGACCTCTTGACGTTTAGCCACATCAACGACCTGGTGACCGCCGGCATCGGGTTAGGTGGCGGGGAGCTGCGGAAGATGCCCGTGGTGAACCTGGGGACGCAAGCGGTCCGGTTGCCCCTACCCCAGCAAGCCGCCGTGCAGAAGGATTTACTAGATCTGCGGTTAATCCATAGCGATTATACTGACCGAGCGTTACAAACACTGGCTTACCTGTTGCACCAGCAATTATTTAGCGATGGCAACCTGGAAACTGCTTTTCTGGTAGGCAATCAGGTGCTAGCCAAGCGGGGGGCGGGACTGCTGATGGTGGCAGACGACCAGCAAGTAGCTTTTCAAAGGGTGCTTCATGACTTTTATCGGCACGCCGCTGCGGAGCCGCTTTGTCGGTGGCTCTACACTAATGCGATCGTGGGGCCAGAATTACTCAGCTAAAGTCGTCCTAAAACGGGCTCCCGTACTTCAGGGTGCCCGTTATTTATGTTTAAGGAGTCGGCGAATCAGCCAGACGATGCCGATAATGATGGCGATTTGACCAGCGAAGACCACTAAGTAATAGAGTGAATCGAATAAGTAAAAGGTGGTTAAGACGTTTATCAAGTTTAGTTTCCCCCAGTACGATTGATTCATCTATGATAAATTAGTTTAGCCTCAATGTCTATGGCAACTATCAGTAATTGCGCGGATTGCCAATACTTATTGTAAGTTATTTAATTGAATAATTAGCCAATGGATTAGCCATTGGCTAAGCGGATAGTCGGCGCTGTATTGAGTTGGAAAATTTAGTGGGAATTGGTACACTAGTTTAAAGTTGTGGGGTTAGGCATCCAAGAGAGGCCTGCTCAAGTTGTGACCGAGAACGTGATTGGGGTAGGGGGAAGTACCTAGTGGGGAGTTAGACGTGTCTAATATTAATTTAGTGGTTATTTTGATCAAGTATTTTTATGGAATTGAGGACGAAACGATTACGCCGAAGCAGATTGCTCAGCTTAACCGGACCGCCAGTAATGGGTTAGTGATTCTACTGGCAGGTCTGGGCGTCACGACGTGGGGAGTAACGGCTAGTGACGGGGGCAGTACCAGTTGGCTGTGGTGCGGATTATGGGTCGGCATCGGTGGTGGCGGTTTGTGGTTCCGTCATCTTGCCAAGCAGCTGGGACTGCGCGAGTTGCGAACGACCCGGCAAGAGTACGCAGAGCGGGTGCGGCGATTACGGCGCCGGGCGATGAACCTGGGCGGTGGCGTAGCCCTGGTTCTCTGGGGAACCATGTTACCGGTCGCTGATTGGCGGGTGACGCTAGGTATTAGTGTCGTGGTCGCGGGATTACTTGCCGTTGACACCTATCAAACCTGGCGGGAACATTTAACAATTATTGATTGAGCTGCCACCGAGCAGCTCTTTTTTGATGACCAAATGTCATATATAGTTGACACGACTGGCAACCACGGGTAAACTAAAAGTGTCAATTATAAGTGACATTTCGAAAGGTGGCGGGCCATGAACCACGTCAAAGACTATCGACAACAACGGGGATTGTCGCAGTTGAAGCTTGCGCAGACCGTGGGGGTCGCGCGGCAAACCATTAATTTGATCGAAAATGGGAAATATAATCCGTCACTCAAATTGTGTTTGGGTATCGCTAAGGCCCTAGGGACGGATTTAAACAGCTTATTCTGGGAGGAATGACGTATGGGGAAATCGAGTTTATACGTCCGGTTGGTCAAGCGTTTCTACGGCATCGACGGCGTGTTGGACGAGTACAAATTACAAAAGATCAATCATTTAGGCAACGTGATGTTTCTGTGGCTCATGGGGTACCTACTATTGGGCGATTTGGCTCTCATGGTTGCCCTGGTGAAGGTGCCCGCCGAGCAAGTCCTGACCGTCGCCATCTTTGCCAATTTAGTGGTCGTGGCCATCGTGATTGGCGTGCTGATCGGGGTCTTACGGAAACTTAAGTTAGATGATGTTGAGATTACGGCGGCCGAGTTGCCCCAGCGGGTGAAGCGGTTGCGTTGGCGGGCCTTGGGCGCGGGCCTCTACTTTTTCGGAATCACGTTGCTGACGCAGAGCTTAATGGATTGGTGGTTTGACGGGACCAGCCTAGTGGCGACCTTTACCTCACCCGGCTTCTACGGCACCGGCTTAAGCGGGGGCGTGTTCTTTGGCGTCTGGATGTACGTGGTTTGGCGGTTACACTTGAAGATTGTCGAGTGACGGCGCGGTACGGGCGACCAGTGCAAACAACGATCGACGGGGGGAGCAGGTTATGACTCAGGGTTATCTATGGACATTGCAGCATTTTTACCACATTCATGGCGTGTTAGACGAGTACCGGGTGGCCGAACTCAATCGGCTAGGCAACCGCACCTTTCAGGTCCTATGGGGATACTTGTTACTGTCGAACCTGGTAGCGTTACTCGCCACGTTGCGGTTTTCAACGACGTTGGTTTTAGGGGACTGATCGGCAGTAATTTGCTGGTGATCTTGCTGGTCGAATGGTGGTTGAGCCGGGCCGTTAATCGGTTAAAATTAGCCGTCGAAGAGGTCGACGCTGCTCATTACACCCGGCGATTGCGGGCGTTAAGGTGGCGCGTGGCGGGCCAAACGAGTCGCTTGTTAGTGTTCTTCTGGGTGGGCCTGTTAGCCGTTTACCTGTTTACTAAAGACCAGAAGAAACAGTTGCATCGGTTAAGGTAATCAAAAAAAGCGCGATCCGCAGTGGGCGGGTCGCGCTTTTCAAAACGTGGTTATTAGAAGAACAGCTTGCTGGCAATCGTGACGCAGGTCATTAAGACTACGGAAGCTAAAGTGGCGGCTAAGAATGGTCGACTACCGCGGTGGGCGATGACCTTGAAGTTCACGCTCATCCCCAGGGCGGCCATGGCCATCCCCAAGAAGATGTAGGCCAACTTGACCAGCCCAGCGACGACAGCGTCCCCCAAGGGAATAAAGGTACCGATGACACTGGTCAGGATGAAGCCGGCCATGAACCAAGGAATCGGTAACTTAGCGTTGGCGTCCGTGTTGGCTTGCGGCGTCGTCTTTTGGTACCACAGCCCGATGATCACGGCGGCCGGGGCTAACAGGAGCACCCGGGATAACTTGGTGATGATGGCGGTGTCCAGACTGACCGGACCACCGGCGCTCCCGGCGGCGACCGCGTGGGCGATTTCGTGTAGTGAGCCCCCGGTCATGACCCCGAATTGAACGGCGGTCAGGTGCAAGAGCGGCTTTAAGCCGATTTCAATCAAGGTAAAGACGGTCCCCAAGATGGCGACGATGGCCACGGCCAGGACTTCGTTTTCCCGTTGTTGTTCGGCCTTTTCGGCGGGCACCTTGATCTGTGGCGACACGCCCATGACGGCGGCGGCCCCACAGATGCTGGTCCCGGTGGCCGTCAAGATGGCCAGGTCCTTTTCGACCCCCATCTTCCGGCTCAGGTTGTAGGTCAGTAAGATCATCCCGGTAACCACGACGGCGGCCAAGGTGATGGTCTTGACCCCGGCGCTGGCCAGTTGGATTAAGTTCAATTTGAAGCCTAATAAAATAATACCTAAACGCAAGAACTTATTGGAAATGAAGCCGATTCCGGCCAGGTTGGGGGTTACCAGTTGGGGCCGGACCTGACAAGCCATCCCCAAGAGTAGGGCGATGACCAAAGCCCCCACTAGATTGAGGTAGGGCAGTTGGGCCAGTTCGCTACCGGCCACGGCACAGATCAACGTGATCACGGCGGCCCCCCAGAATGGTCGGGACGCTAAGGTCGTTCGAATTTCTAACATCAGCAATTTTCTCCTCTCAAATCGATAAATTGAGTATACCGGAGTGGTATCATAAGATAAAATTGTTATTTCTGATGTTTCCATAAATCTAGCTAATGATGAGGTGCTTTCATATGTTTGATCAACGCTATCAAACCTTTCGGGTTCTGGTCGCCACGAAATCCTATACCCGTACGGCCGAGGAATTATTTATCACCCAACCGGCCGTTTCTCAACAAATCAAGAGTCTAGAGACCGAAGTCGGGGTGCCGTTGGTCCATTATCAGCGCCCGTATCTGACCATCACGACGGCTGGCCAACAACTAGCCGCGTTCATTCAGCGGACTCAGGCTCAGTCGACCAAGTTACTCAACGACTTGCGCCAACCGGGGCAGCAACGACAACTGACCTTTAGTACCACCCTGTCCATCAGTGAATTCTTAGCGCCCCAGTTGGTGCGTGTACTACAAGCGCAAGGCAGTTATCGGCAAATTAATTGTCAGATTACGAACACCCAAACGGCGCTACGGGCCCTCCAAACGGGAACCAGCGACTTTGCCTTAATTGAAGGAAACTTTGAAAAGCACGCCTTCGACTACCAGGTGATTCGCCACGAACCCTTCGTGGGTATCGTGGGGGCCACGTCGCCGTTGGCCCAATTGACGCGGGTGACCTGGGCCGATCTGACCAATTACCCACTGATTATCCGGGAAGGTGGATCGGGTAGCCGGGACATCTTACTGCACCTGGCGCAGGCCGCCAACGTCAGTCTGGCAGACTTTCCGCAGGTCATCACGGTCAACCACCCGGCGGCGATTCGCCAACTGTTATTGGCCGACGTGGGGGTCAGCTTTGTCTACCGGTCCGTGGTCCAGGCCGAACTCGCCACGGGTCAGCTGGTCGAACTGCCCTTAGCTTCCGGACGCTTGGAACACGATTTGGACTTAGTCTACGTCAAGGATAGCTTTTTTGCGGCGGACTACGCCCAGCTCGCCGCTCAGCTCCGATAGGAGGCAAAGGTAGAACATCGAAGCCCTGGCCCTCGGCGCGCTGCTCCGATAGTTTGTTAAGTGAGCTTATTATTAGACAATTAATAATAAACCCTGTAGAATAGCAATATTGTTCTAAATTTTGCCGAAAAGGGGTGGAGCCACGTGACGAAGAAGACGAAACGGGCCATTTTTATTTTAATTTTTAGTGAATTCCTAGTGTGTTTAGGGATTAGTTTAGTGATACCGGTGATGCCGTTTATTAAAACGCAATTGCATCTGAGTGCCACCGATATGGGGATCATGAACGCCCTGTTTGCCTTCGCGCAATTCGTGGCCTCCCCGTTAATTGGCCGACTGTCCGACCGGATTGGCCGCAAGCCGGTCTTAACGGCCGGGTTGTTCCTGTATATGGTCTCCGAAGTGTTATTCGCGCTGACCAACCACTTGTGGGTCTTCAACATTTCGCGGGTCATCGGGGGCCTGTCCGCCGCGATGGTGGTGCCGACCGCCATGGCGTTAGCCGCCGACATCACCACCAAGCAACAACGGGCACGAGTGATTGGCTGGTTGTCCGCCGCCTTTAGTGGGGGCCTGATCTTGGGGCCCGGCATCGGTGGTATCCTGGCCGGCGTCAGCTACAAGACGCCGTTTTGGGTCGCCGGGGCGTTGGGTCTTTTGAGTGCGGTGGTCTTGATCACCTTACTGCCCAACGACGCCGAACACGAACAACCGGTGGCCACCACTACGGCCACACCCACCAGTCACCCGATGAGTCGGGCGTTTTGGACGGTGCCCATCATTATCCTGTTTACCATGATTCTGGTCTCGTCGTTTGGCCTGCAGGGCTTCGAAAGCATCTACAGCATCTACGTCAACGAGGTCTTCAACTTCAGTCTGAGTAACATCGCGCTGGTGTTAACGTTAAATGGGTTGATTTCGTTATTCTTCCAGGTTGCGTTATTCGACGGCATGGTCAGTCGGCTGGGGGAACGGCGGTTGATTCGAATCTGCTTTTTCTTAGCGGCCGTGTCGACCATCTGGATTACCCAGGCGCACAGCAAGCTGGAAGTCATGGTGGCCACGCTGATCATCTTCACGGCGTTCGACCTCTTACGGCCGGCGATTACCACGTTACTGACTAAGGCCAGCGAGACCAACCAGGGTCTGATCAACGGGTTAAACATGTCGTTGACCAGCATCGGTAACATCGCCGGACCCATCATGTCGGGAATGTTGCTCGACATGAACACCCACTACCCGTACATCGTGGTGGCCGGGTTCCTGATTGTGTCGTACCTGATGGCGTTCCTGTTACGCCGACCACAGACGGCCCAACCGGTCAAACAAAACTAAGTCAATGTATAGCAAAGAGGCGTCGCTGGCTGTAGCGACGTCTTTTTTAGATTGCTGAGGACAAAAATAAATCAGCTAACCATGCGAATTAGCTGATTTCCCCTAGGCAGATGACCATTATGAAGTTAGCCGTTGTGTGACCGCCGTTCCTCCCCCAAGGTGCGGCGGGACACAAGGCATGTTAGTTGGAAAGGGTTCACCAAACCGGCGACCGGCTTCCCCCAAAGCCAGTCCCGGACTAGTCAAATTTACCGACGGAGCGGAACACTCCCCCAAGCTTCCGCTATCGGTGAGTAAACGTGTGAGAAATTACAAGCACTGTGACGGTTGAAACTCCTTTAACGTTTATGACCCCATTGTAACCAAACTGTTACATTTATATAATCCCGTAATTTAGTTATTGGATTACTAAAATTAACCACCTGAGGACTGGCTGCGTTATACTATTGTCGATGACTGGAATGACTGAACTGGTAAAAAATAGAGAAGCTGTAAACGGTCTGGGGACCGTTACACGAAAAAGAAACGGGGAACCGAGATGCCACGGCCGTATCATGAACGTTTAAATTTTGCGATGGAGTTACCCCTGCGAATCATTTTGCACGGAGCAGCGGGGCCCAAGAACGTCTTGCCCCATTGGCACCAAGCCGTCGAATTGACCTACGTTTACCGGGGAACGCCGGGCGATGTACACATTGGAAGTTCCACCTTTGCCATGCAGGCCCAGCACCTGTACGTGATTAATTCGGAGGTGGTCCACAGTTTCGAATCAATTTTAGATGAGGACAATCAGGTGGCCACGTTATTATTGCCGGCCGTGTGGCTGCGTAATCTGGTTGATAGCGACCAGCTACCGGTTTGGGGACCCTTGGACTTGGACTTGACTACGCCACCATATCAGGCGTTGCACCAGGTGGTTCAGGCACTGGTGGCTAGTGCCCAGCGACCGTCGACCACCCGCGCACAGTACCTAATTGATCTGGGAATGGCTTACCGGTTGGTCGGGGAACTGATCAAGGGATTGACGGTCAACGGTCAGATCTTAAACGATCAGCGACCGTTACCGCAGCCGCTTCGGCAGGCGGTTAACGAGATTCAGGAGAACTATGTCAGTTCGGTGTCGATTGCGGACTTGGCGGCTAAATTGAGTTACTCCAGCGTCTATTTTTCGCGGTATTTTAAGTCCTATATGGGGATTTCCCCCAAGGCCTACCTGGGACAGGTTCGGTTGGAACGAGCGACCGAGCTGCTGATGAGGTCGCAAGAATCAATCCAAGAAATCGCCCGGCAGACGGGCTTTCGGACGGAGAAAAACTTCTTCGTGACGTTTAAGCAGCGCTTCGAGATGACGCCCAAGACCTACCGGGAACGGTACGCCGCTCAGCAGGAATGGCATTGAACGGTTGGGGTGGTAAGCGGCAGTCGTTGCGAATCCCGCAATTTTATGGTAAACTAACGCAAATTAACCACGACTTTTCAGAAAAAAACAGCGTGGACGCGCAAACGTCGCGTTGTTTTTTCTTGTCAAAATTCAACCTATGGAGGATTGTTCTATGCTCACTGTTTCCAACGTTAGTATGCAGTTTTCAGGTCGCAAGCTCTACAGCGACGTGAATTTGAAATTTACGCCCGGTAACTGTTACGGGGTGATTGGTGCCAATGGTGCCGGTAAATCAACGCTTTTGAAGATCATGGAAGGCCGCTTACAACCCACGACGGGAACGGTTAGCATGGGGCCCAACGAGCGGATGTCTAGCCTGAACCAAGATCACTTTGCCTTTGAAGACAGCGTGGTCTTAGACACCGTGATCCGCGGTCACCAGAAGCTTTACGATATCATGACCGAGAAGAACGCCCTGTACCTGAAACCCGACTTCAACGATGAAGACGGGATTCGCGCCGCCGAATTAGAAAGCGAATTCGGCGAAATGGGCGGTTGGGAAGCCGAGTCTGAAGCGGCTCAGCTCCTCCAAAACCTGGGGATCGATGATAGCCTGCACGGCAGCCTGATGAGTGACTTGACCGAACCCCAAAAGGTGAAGGTCTTGTTAGGCCAAGCCTTGTTCGGTCATCCCGACGTGCTGCTGCTCGACGAACCGACCAACGGGTTGGACGTCCAATCCATTAGCTGGTTAGAAAACTTCTTGGCCGACTACGAAAACACGGTCATCGTGGTTTCCCATGACCGGCATTTCTTGAACCAGGTCTGCACGCACATGTGTGACGTTGACTTCAACAAGATTACGGTCTTTGTCGGGAACTACGACTTCTGGTTGGAATCCAGCCAACTGGCCGCCCAACTGAAGGCCAACGCTAACGCCAAAAAGGCCGACCAGATCAAGGAACTCCAAGAATTCATCGCCCGGTTTAGTGCCAACGCCTCGAAATCTAAGCAGGCCACGTCACGCAAGAAGCAACTGGACAAGATTACCCTAGATGACATCCAACCGTCGTCCCGGAAATATCCCTACATCAAGTTCGTGCCCGAACGCGAATTGGGCAATGACCTGGTCCGGGTGGAACACCTGACCAAGACCATTGACGGTGTGACGTTGTTTGACGACCTGAGCTTTACCTTACGGCCTGGTGAAAAGACCGCGTTTGTCAGTCAAAACGATTTGACCACTACCACGTTGATGCAGATCCTGGGCGGCAACTTGGAACCAGACAACGGGACCGTAACCTGGGGCCAAACGACCAGCCGGACCTACCTGCCCAAGAACGTCAATGAGTTCTTCTCGGCCGACGATATGACGGTGCTGGATTGGTTACGGCAATACGCCGCGAAGGAAGAAAGCGACAATACCTTCCTGCGGGGCTTCCTGGGCAAGATGTTGTTCTCCGGTGAAGACGTGACCCGGACGGTCAACGTCTTATCCGGGGGAGAAAAGGTGCGGGCGATGCTCTCCAAGATGATGTTGAGTAAGGCCAACGTCTTGGTCTTAGACGACCCAACCAACCACTTGGATCTGGAATCGATCACCGCGTTAAACGACAGTCTGGTGGCCTTCCCGGGGAGTATGCTCTTTACTTCCCATGACCACGAGTTCATCCAAACGATTGCCGACCGGATCATTGCGGTTGGCCCGAACGGCTTAGTTGACCGGGCGGATACCAGCTACGATGAATTCCTGGGCCACGCACAAGTCCAAGCCCAAGTGGCTAAATTGTACGCCTAATTCTCAAGCGTGTGCCGGGCTCTAGGTGCTTTTGACCTCCGGGGTTAAGCCAAATTAGTAGCCCTTTAGTGCACGTTGCGGTACCACCTATTCGAAGACACGAAAAAGGTCATGACGATTGTCATGGCCTTTTTTTGCTGGCGTGATCGGGGTGTCACAGAAAGTAATCTCCGGGAGAACGGCAACCGTTATTGAGTGGTGAATATTTGGACGTTTTTTCCGTGAGTTACTTAAGTCACCGGCCCAAGGGCCTACGCCCGCCGACGTACTAACTAAACGGCGGAGGAAAGGGATTTCTAATCGATTGGGGGCGTGACGGTTACGCCTATATAATTTATGCATAATTGAATAATCGCACATTATGTTAATAATGGAGTAGTCGAAAAAGCGATTCTTCGGTATGGTACTTATTGTAAACGTTTACACAAACGAGTTGACCGACGACACCCCTAAACATATGGAGGCTGATGACATGCGATACGACTATCAAGATAAAACGGTAATCGTCACTGGTGGCGCTAAGGGAATTGGAAAAGAAGTGGTGAAAGGCATTGTCGACGGTGGGGGCCGGGTAGCCCTGCTCGATATTGACGATGTCAACGCGCAAGCAACCGCCCAGGAATTTCCGGGTAAGGTGACCGCGTACCACGTCGATCAGGCAAATCGTGAAGAAGTTAACAAAACGTTTGCGACCATCATTCACGATTATCAGCGCGTGGATGGGTTGATTAACGTAGCCGGAATTATCAGTGCACGCCCATTTGACCAACTGTCACCCGAAGAATGGGATCGGACTATTCAGATTAACTTGACGGGGCCTTACAATACGGTCCACGCCATTTGGGATCATTTCAAGACCAACGGTGGCGGGCGGATTGTTAACGTGTCCTCCGTGGCCGGTAAGATTGGTGGGGGCCTGCTGGGAACGGTGGCTTACGCGTCGTCGAAGGCGGGGCTCAACGGGTTTACCAAGGCAATTGCCAAGGAAGGCGGTAAGTACGGTATTTACGCGAATGCGGTGGCGCCATCCTTCACGCACACCTCGATGACCACTTCGCTATCGGAAGATCCCGTGAAGAACCAGAAGGTCATTGGGATCATTCCGTTGGGGCGGCCGGCCGAAGCCGTGGAAATTGCCCAGATGATCCTGTTCTTTGGGTCGGATGCGGCAAGCTTTATCACGGGTGAGATTGGGGATGCCGATGGTGGCGTTGTGATGGACGGCTAGGAGGGAAAATTATGGCTGAAAATGTTGCGACACCCGTAAAAAAGAAGAAGCATTTTTCCATTCCGGGCGGGAATATCATCATTCCAATGTTTATTGGGGCGTTGATCAACACCTTTTTCCCGTCATTTCTGAAAATTGGTGGCTTTACCACGCCGTTAGCCCAAGGGTCGGGGGCGCTAGTGGGGGCCTTCCTGTTTGTCATTGGGGGCACGATTTCGTTTAAAGCCACGCCCGCAGCCGTGAAGCGGGGCGGAACCATTATTCTGACCAAGATTATCGTGGCCGTGACGCTAGGACTGTTGCTTGGGAAATTATTAAATAATAACTTTTTAGGTCTAAGCGCACTAGCCATTATTGGGGCAATGTCGGGTGCCAATAACGCCATGTATGCGGGAATTGTGCACGACTTTGGGGATGATATCGACGAGGCCGCCGTGGGAATCACGATCCTTAGTGTGGGGCCGTACATCACCATGATTGCCTTAGCGTCGTCGGGGTTGGCCACGTTCTCCATCGTGACGCTATTGGCCACCATCTTGCCATTATTAGTGGGGATGGTCTTAGCGAACCTCTTCCCGGCGGTCAAGAAGATCCTAAACGATGGGATGAACGCCTCAATCGTTGTGGTGGGGTTTGCCTTGGGCTGTACCATGAACTTCCAGCAAATCTTCGTCAGTGGGGCTTCCGGTATCCTATTAGGGGTCATCGTGACGCTGGTCGGCGGGGCCATTACCATCTGGACGGACCGGTTGACCGGGGGTTCCGGGGTGGCCGGAGCCGCTATCTCGAGTTGTGCGGGGGCCAATATGGCAACCCCAGCGGCCTTAGCGGCAGTTGACTCGAGTTACCAGGCGGTTGCCGCGACGGCTACGGCGCAAATCACAGCCGCGGTGGTCGTGACCGCCATCTTGACGCCCACGCTGACGGCTTGGGTGGCTAAGCGGAACGAACGGAAGAAGGCCAAAGTGTTAGATCCGGTTGAGTAAAAACTAGTAGAACCAACAAATAACCCTCAGGCGCAAGCACACGTCTGAGGGTTATTTGTGGTTTTTTGAAAATAAGCGGTTTTACTAGTGGGAACCGGTTGGGTTTATTGGGCGGTGTAACCACCGTCGACCACGAATTCGGCACCGGTGGCGAACTTGGATTCGTTAGAAGCCAAGTAGACACAGATGTAGGCAATGTCATTTGGTTCACCGATGTGGCCCATCGGCGTCTTGGTCCGAGCGGACATCGCCGCTTCGGCACCCGGCAAATCGTCCACTAACGGCGTCTTGATGTAGCCGGGGTGGACGGTGTTGATCCGCACGTCGTAGTCCTTTAAGGCACAGTCTAAGGCGGCGGACTTGGACATAATCCGGACGGCCCCCTTAGAAGCGTTGTAGGCCCCTAAGTTCGGGTCACCAATGAGACCTTCAATGGATGACATGTTAATGATGGAAGCCCCCAGATGCTGGTTCTTCATGCGTTGAATCCCTAATCGGGTACCGAAGAAGACGGCGTCTAAGTTGACGGCGAGTTGCTTCTTCCATTCTGCCGTCGTGGTGTTTTCGATACTCTTATTAACGGCCATCCCGGCGTTGTTGACTACCGTGGTGACGGGGCCAAAGGCCTTTTCCGTCGTATCAAACAAGTCGAGCCAGCCCTGTTCATCAGTTGCATCGTGGCGGAAAAATTGAATCACGTCTGAGTTGCCAATGCGCTTAGCAGCTGCTTCACCGACGTCGGCGTGCCGACCGGTGATCATGACCCGAGCACCTTCTTCAACGAACTTGTTAGCAATTGCTAATCCAATGCCTAAAGTGCCGCCCGTTACGATGGCGACCTTTCCGTCTAATCGATGGCTCATCTCATCAACCTCCATAGATTCTCTGATAGCTTGTTAGCAAGTTCACGAAGATATTGTAAACCACTTGTCAGGGAAGTGCAACCCATATCGCTTATTATTTCACAAGCTGGGATGGGCG
Above is a window of Levilactobacillus zymae DNA encoding:
- a CDS encoding helix-turn-helix transcriptional regulator, whose amino-acid sequence is MNHVKDYRQQRGLSQLKLAQTVGVARQTINLIENGKYNPSLKLCLGIAKALGTDLNSLFWEE
- a CDS encoding DUF3278 domain-containing protein; the encoded protein is MGKSSLYVRLVKRFYGIDGVLDEYKLQKINHLGNVMFLWLMGYLLLGDLALMVALVKVPAEQVLTVAIFANLVVVAIVIGVLIGVLRKLKLDDVEITAAELPQRVKRLRWRALGAGLYFFGITLLTQSLMDWWFDGTSLVATFTSPGFYGTGLSGGVFFGVWMYVVWRLHLKIVE
- a CDS encoding DUF3278 domain-containing protein, with product MTQGYLWTLQHFYHIHGVLDEYRVAELNRLGNRTFQVLWGYLLLSNLVALLATLRFSTTLVLGD
- a CDS encoding putative sulfate exporter family transporter, whose translation is MLEIRTTLASRPFWGAAVITLICAVAGSELAQLPYLNLVGALVIALLLGMACQVRPQLVTPNLAGIGFISNKFLRLGIILLGFKLNLIQLASAGVKTITLAAVVVTGMILLTYNLSRKMGVEKDLAILTATGTSICGAAAVMGVSPQIKVPAEKAEQQRENEVLAVAIVAILGTVFTLIEIGLKPLLHLTAVQFGVMTGGSLHEIAHAVAAGSAGGPVSLDTAIITKLSRVLLLAPAAVIIGLWYQKTTPQANTDANAKLPIPWFMAGFILTSVIGTFIPLGDAVVAGLVKLAYIFLGMAMAALGMSVNFKVIAHRGSRPFLAATLASVVLMTCVTIASKLFF
- a CDS encoding LysR family transcriptional regulator — protein: MFDQRYQTFRVLVATKSYTRTAEELFITQPAVSQQIKSLETEVGVPLVHYQRPYLTITTAGQQLAAFIQRTQAQSTKLLNDLRQPGQQRQLTFSTTLSISEFLAPQLVRVLQAQGSYRQINCQITNTQTALRALQTGTSDFALIEGNFEKHAFDYQVIRHEPFVGIVGATSPLAQLTRVTWADLTNYPLIIREGGSGSRDILLHLAQAANVSLADFPQVITVNHPAAIRQLLLADVGVSFVYRSVVQAELATGQLVELPLASGRLEHDLDLVYVKDSFFAADYAQLAAQLR
- a CDS encoding MFS transporter, with protein sequence MTKKTKRAIFILIFSEFLVCLGISLVIPVMPFIKTQLHLSATDMGIMNALFAFAQFVASPLIGRLSDRIGRKPVLTAGLFLYMVSEVLFALTNHLWVFNISRVIGGLSAAMVVPTAMALAADITTKQQRARVIGWLSAAFSGGLILGPGIGGILAGVSYKTPFWVAGALGLLSAVVLITLLPNDAEHEQPVATTTATPTSHPMSRAFWTVPIIILFTMILVSSFGLQGFESIYSIYVNEVFNFSLSNIALVLTLNGLISLFFQVALFDGMVSRLGERRLIRICFFLAAVSTIWITQAHSKLEVMVATLIIFTAFDLLRPAITTLLTKASETNQGLINGLNMSLTSIGNIAGPIMSGMLLDMNTHYPYIVVAGFLIVSYLMAFLLRRPQTAQPVKQN
- a CDS encoding AraC family transcriptional regulator: MPRPYHERLNFAMELPLRIILHGAAGPKNVLPHWHQAVELTYVYRGTPGDVHIGSSTFAMQAQHLYVINSEVVHSFESILDEDNQVATLLLPAVWLRNLVDSDQLPVWGPLDLDLTTPPYQALHQVVQALVASAQRPSTTRAQYLIDLGMAYRLVGELIKGLTVNGQILNDQRPLPQPLRQAVNEIQENYVSSVSIADLAAKLSYSSVYFSRYFKSYMGISPKAYLGQVRLERATELLMRSQESIQEIARQTGFRTEKNFFVTFKQRFEMTPKTYRERYAAQQEWH
- a CDS encoding ATP-binding cassette domain-containing protein, coding for MLTVSNVSMQFSGRKLYSDVNLKFTPGNCYGVIGANGAGKSTLLKIMEGRLQPTTGTVSMGPNERMSSLNQDHFAFEDSVVLDTVIRGHQKLYDIMTEKNALYLKPDFNDEDGIRAAELESEFGEMGGWEAESEAAQLLQNLGIDDSLHGSLMSDLTEPQKVKVLLGQALFGHPDVLLLDEPTNGLDVQSISWLENFLADYENTVIVVSHDRHFLNQVCTHMCDVDFNKITVFVGNYDFWLESSQLAAQLKANANAKKADQIKELQEFIARFSANASKSKQATSRKKQLDKITLDDIQPSSRKYPYIKFVPERELGNDLVRVEHLTKTIDGVTLFDDLSFTLRPGEKTAFVSQNDLTTTTLMQILGGNLEPDNGTVTWGQTTSRTYLPKNVNEFFSADDMTVLDWLRQYAAKEESDNTFLRGFLGKMLFSGEDVTRTVNVLSGGEKVRAMLSKMMLSKANVLVLDDPTNHLDLESITALNDSLVAFPGSMLFTSHDHEFIQTIADRIIAVGPNGLVDRADTSYDEFLGHAQVQAQVAKLYA